One part of the Lycorma delicatula isolate Av1 chromosome 7, ASM4794821v1, whole genome shotgun sequence genome encodes these proteins:
- the LOC142327874 gene encoding protein FAM200C-like has protein sequence MQLDEPTIADNNALLLAYVCYFDEDNTLREEMLFAINLITVTTTGLSILNTMKSYFTKNNIPLNNIVACATNGAQAMIVCYCGFVAYVKEEVPNILCIHYMVHRQHLVGKHLSTSLHSSLTIIIH, from the coding sequence ATGCAATTGGATGAGCCTACCATTGCAGATAATAATGCTTTATTGCTGGCATATGTATGTTATTTTGATGAAGACAATACATTACGAGAAGAAATGCTATTCGCAATAAATCTCATTACAGTTACTACAACAGGATTATCTATATTGAATACTATGAAAtcatactttacaaaaaataatattcctttgaATAATATTGTTGCATGTGCTACTAATGGAGCACAAGCAATGATAGTTTGCTATTGTGGATTTGTTGCTTATGTGAAGGAAGAAGTgccaaatattttatgtattcattatatGGTGCACAGACAACATCTTGTAGGAAAACATCTAAGTACAAGTCTCCATTCATCATTAACTATAATAATTCATTGA
- the LOC142327611 gene encoding putative U3 small nucleolar RNA-associated protein 11: MSSWKKAAKANQKTHRERHQPESRAHLGLLEKKKDYKKRAYQHHKKERLLKILRRKALNKNPDEFYTHMINSKMVDGKHREKIKPDSHTPEQIKLMETKDMKYIEFKRAIESKKIDRMQSSLHMIDAANKIQNNHIFFVDTPDEVKNFDLARRLDTHPLLLDRKTNRIKNKELKAEVISSIDDEVIQERNKTYSELEKRIHREKELLVVQQKLQVKKHLKDKNIKKPKQIKPGTKEAPPVYKWEYERKK; this comes from the coding sequence ATGTCGTCATGGAAAAAGGCAGCAAAAGCAAATCAGAAAACACACAGAGAACGGCATCAACCTGAAAGCAGAGCTCACTTAggtcttttagaaaaaaagaaagattataaaaaaagagcttACCAACATCATAAAAAGGAAAGACTATTGAAGATATTACGGCGAAAAGCTCTTAACAAAAATCCCGATGAATTCTACACACACATGATTAATTCAAAAATGGTTGATGGTAAACACAGGGAGAAAATTAAACCCGATAGTCATACACCGGAACAGATTAAGTTGATGGAAACGAAAGATATGAAgtatattgaatttaaaagagccattgaaagtaaaaaaattgatagaatgCAGTCTTCACTACACATGATTGACGCCgctaataaaattcaaaataatcatatattctTTGTGGATACACCAGACGaggtgaaaaattttgatttggcTCGGCGATTGGATACTCATCCTTTATTGTTGGACAGAAAAACAAAtcgtattaaaaacaaagaactaaAAGCGGAAGTCATATCAAGTATCGATGATGAGGTTATACaggaaagaaataaaacttattcagaattagaaaaaagaattcatagGGAAAAGGAGTTGCTTGTAGTgcaacaaaaattacaagtaaaaaaacatctgaaagataaaaatattaaaaaaccaaaacaaattaaACCGGGTACTAAAGAAGCTCCACCCGTTTATAAATGGGAgtatgaaaggaaaaaataa